From the Bacillus tuaregi genome, one window contains:
- a CDS encoding amidohydrolase, whose protein sequence is MKQLWYGGKIYTMEREYEVVEAVLLEKDKIIAVGTFDELHLQADELINLEGAAMYPGFVDSHLHMIFQGEKLLRLDLRKAKSAEELLKLVKAAAETAPTNAWLFGEGWNENLFSDQRIPTVEELDAIREEPILLTRVCHHVILGNTAALNAGGIYEDSHAPAGGKIGRDREGNLNGLLYDQAMTAVTEAVPKKGEAYIDSLTEALHIAIDDMLAKGLTGGHTEDMNYFGEYTIPLTAFYRVVGEKQHFRVSLLRHHAVFEEMQEANPAYVDGFIEPGAMKIFVDGALGGSTAALSRPYDDQPNNSGLLIHTEEEVENLVKIARKHHEAVAVHIIGDAGAEQILNVIEKNPPTKGKRDRLIHCCVLRQDLVERIEKLPVVLDIQPAFVPSDFPWVIQRLGSKRLDWAYSWKKLLDRGIMCAAGTDAPIEDIDPLATIYAAVERKKPNQDHNGYLPGEKLSRFEAIQLYTLGSAQAIHKEHERGLIKPGYEADFSIFDRDLFEGSSEAILEAKVLKTVVAGRIVYDRSKPVG, encoded by the coding sequence ATGAAACAGCTATGGTATGGCGGTAAGATTTATACAATGGAAAGGGAGTATGAAGTCGTTGAAGCGGTGCTTCTAGAAAAGGATAAAATTATTGCTGTCGGGACGTTTGACGAGCTTCACTTACAAGCAGATGAACTGATTAACCTAGAAGGTGCAGCCATGTATCCAGGCTTCGTGGACAGTCACCTTCACATGATTTTTCAAGGGGAAAAGCTGCTTCGCCTTGACTTGAGAAAGGCCAAATCGGCTGAAGAACTGCTTAAGCTCGTTAAAGCAGCGGCAGAAACAGCTCCTACAAATGCTTGGCTTTTTGGTGAAGGATGGAATGAAAATCTTTTCTCTGATCAAAGAATTCCAACGGTAGAAGAGCTTGATGCGATAAGAGAAGAGCCGATACTTTTAACAAGAGTTTGCCACCACGTGATCTTAGGGAATACAGCCGCGCTAAATGCTGGCGGGATTTATGAAGATAGCCATGCACCGGCAGGCGGAAAAATCGGAAGAGATAGAGAAGGGAATTTAAACGGTCTTTTATATGACCAAGCGATGACAGCCGTAACTGAGGCAGTTCCAAAGAAAGGGGAAGCCTATATTGATTCATTAACAGAGGCCTTACATATTGCGATTGATGATATGCTTGCGAAAGGATTAACAGGCGGACATACAGAGGACATGAACTACTTTGGGGAATATACAATTCCATTAACGGCCTTTTATCGTGTAGTGGGTGAAAAACAACATTTTAGAGTGTCATTGCTGCGCCATCATGCTGTTTTCGAGGAAATGCAGGAAGCGAATCCTGCCTATGTCGATGGCTTTATTGAACCTGGTGCAATGAAAATCTTTGTTGATGGTGCTTTAGGTGGTTCGACTGCTGCTCTATCAAGGCCATATGATGATCAACCAAACAACAGCGGTCTGCTTATTCATACAGAGGAAGAAGTGGAGAACCTAGTGAAAATAGCACGGAAGCATCATGAAGCTGTAGCGGTTCATATCATTGGTGATGCAGGAGCAGAACAAATCCTAAATGTGATTGAAAAAAATCCGCCAACTAAGGGCAAAAGAGATCGTCTGATTCATTGCTGTGTGTTAAGGCAGGATTTAGTAGAACGTATAGAAAAACTACCGGTTGTATTAGATATTCAACCAGCCTTTGTTCCGTCGGATTTCCCATGGGTCATCCAACGTCTTGGTAGCAAGCGGCTCGACTGGGCTTATTCGTGGAAAAAATTGTTGGACCGGGGAATTATGTGTGCAGCAGGAACGGATGCTCCTATAGAAGACATCGACCCCTTAGCCACTATTTATGCTGCTGTAGAACGTAAGAAACCCAATCAAGACCATAATGGATACTTACCAGGTGAAAAACTCTCCCGTTTCGAGGCCATCCAGCTTTATACACTTGGAAGTGCCCAAGCTATTCATAAAGAGCATGAGCGGGGACTGATTAAACCAGGCTATGAGGCTGATTTCTCTATTTTTGATCGTGATTTATTCGAAGGTTCCTCAGAAGCTATTCTAGAAGCAAAAGTGTTGAAAACCGTTGTGGCAGGACGAATCGTCTATGATCGTTCCAAGCCAGTTGGGTGA
- a CDS encoding catalase, producing MAENKDRNEQEVKRETLTTRQGHPVSDNQNIRTIGDRGPATLENYHFIEKISHFDREEIPERVVHARGTGAFGYFETYGKVGNEPVEKYTRAKVFSGAGKRTPLMVRFSTVAGAKDSPETARDPRGFAVKMYTEDGNWDLVGNNLKIFFIRDAMKFPDMIHAFKADPASNVSHPQRMFDFVSRTPEATHMITFLFSPWGIPATYRHMQGSGVNTYKWVNAKGEAVLVKYHWEPKQGIRNLTQEEADRIQAKNVGHATQDLYEAIECGDYPEWELFVQIMEDDYHPELDFDPLDDTKLWPEEKFPWLPVGRMVLDRNPADFHAEIEQAAFGTGVLVDGMDFSDDKMLQGRTFSYSDTQRYRIGANYLQLPVNAPKTEVRTNQRRGQMDIRDPKESGEDPHINYEPSMLGGLQEANTEGRAPHQPMYNAAAMSAPIDRPNNYGQAGHTYRSFEDWERNELIKNLSDALAICDKRIQDAMIEHFTQADEDYGRRVKEGIEKKMKELQGMEQENKVPGRESGQSKYGQGSIAANEATKDAVKKSHEADPY from the coding sequence TTGGCAGAGAACAAAGATAGGAATGAACAGGAAGTAAAGCGTGAGACGTTGACCACACGTCAGGGGCATCCAGTATCTGATAATCAAAATATTCGGACCATCGGTGACCGAGGTCCAGCAACACTAGAGAATTACCATTTCATTGAAAAAATATCCCATTTTGACCGTGAAGAAATTCCGGAGCGTGTTGTACATGCACGAGGAACAGGAGCCTTCGGATATTTTGAAACCTATGGAAAAGTGGGCAATGAACCGGTAGAAAAATATACTCGGGCAAAGGTATTTTCAGGGGCTGGGAAACGGACTCCTCTAATGGTGCGATTCTCTACTGTTGCTGGAGCAAAGGACTCACCAGAAACGGCACGAGATCCGCGCGGCTTTGCGGTGAAAATGTATACGGAAGATGGAAACTGGGATTTGGTTGGGAACAACCTGAAGATTTTCTTTATCCGCGATGCGATGAAGTTTCCAGATATGATTCACGCTTTTAAAGCCGACCCGGCTTCGAATGTTTCCCATCCACAGAGGATGTTTGATTTTGTATCCCGAACACCTGAAGCAACACATATGATTACTTTTCTTTTTTCACCATGGGGAATTCCCGCCACCTACCGCCATATGCAGGGCTCAGGAGTCAATACCTATAAATGGGTGAATGCCAAGGGCGAGGCAGTGCTGGTGAAATACCACTGGGAGCCGAAACAAGGCATTCGTAATTTAACCCAGGAAGAGGCGGACAGGATTCAAGCAAAGAACGTTGGTCATGCGACACAGGATTTATATGAAGCGATTGAGTGCGGGGATTATCCGGAATGGGAGCTTTTTGTTCAGATTATGGAGGATGATTATCATCCGGAGCTCGATTTTGATCCGCTTGATGACACAAAGCTTTGGCCAGAGGAAAAATTCCCTTGGCTGCCAGTAGGACGAATGGTGCTCGACCGCAATCCAGCTGATTTCCACGCAGAAATTGAGCAGGCTGCCTTCGGGACAGGTGTGCTTGTTGATGGTATGGATTTTTCAGATGATAAAATGCTTCAGGGTCGAACCTTTTCATACTCCGATACACAGCGCTATCGCATCGGTGCAAACTATTTACAGCTTCCTGTCAATGCACCGAAAACGGAAGTCCGCACAAATCAGCGACGCGGCCAAATGGATATTCGTGACCCGAAAGAGTCTGGGGAAGATCCACATATTAATTATGAACCATCCATGCTTGGCGGCCTTCAGGAGGCGAACACAGAAGGGCGGGCGCCGCATCAACCAATGTATAATGCGGCGGCAATGAGCGCACCGATTGATCGCCCGAACAACTACGGACAGGCTGGTCACACTTATCGCAGCTTCGAGGACTGGGAGCGCAATGAATTGATTAAGAATCTTTCCGATGCCCTAGCAATCTGTGATAAACGAATTCAAGATGCCATGATTGAACACTTTACACAAGCAGATGAAGATTATGGTCGTCGTGTCAAAGAAGGTATTGAAAAGAAAATGAAAGAGCTACAAGGGATGGAGCAGGAAAACAAGGTACCAGGTCGCGAATCAGGTCAATCGAAATACGGCCAAGGTTCCATTGCAGCGAACGAAGCCACAAAGGATGCAGTTAAGAAAAGCCATGAAGCTGATCCCTATTAA
- a CDS encoding iron chaperone: MEVFEQFLASIDHPDHRERTKEILTWVADTFPSLEPQMKWNTPMFTDHGTFIIGFSTSKQHMSVSPEDAGIAQFTDEIAQAGYSATKGLFRIPWKKPVDYDLLEKMIEFNIKDKEDYTKLWRE; encoded by the coding sequence ATGGAAGTGTTTGAACAATTTTTAGCAAGTATCGATCATCCTGACCACCGTGAACGAACAAAAGAAATTTTAACGTGGGTGGCAGATACATTTCCAAGCCTGGAGCCGCAAATGAAGTGGAATACCCCCATGTTTACTGACCATGGCACCTTTATTATCGGCTTTTCGACATCGAAGCAGCATATGAGTGTATCGCCTGAGGATGCAGGCATTGCACAATTTACCGATGAAATTGCCCAAGCAGGCTATAGCGCTACTAAAGGTTTGTTTCGAATTCCGTGGAAAAAGCCAGTCGATTACGATTTGCTCGAGAAGATGATCGAATTTAATATCAAGGATAAAGAGGATTATACTAAATTATGGCGGGAATAG
- a CDS encoding DsrE family protein — protein sequence MNATDLLITLTSHENDANNVTIAFTMGAKALEKGHSVEILLLSHAVHLAEKGYADKIDIGAPFKPIKDILPTFLEKGGKLKVCSSCMEHNGVSKDNILDAAEVVTADYVVDAIMNSKKSLQLN from the coding sequence ATGAATGCTACTGATTTATTAATCACATTAACGTCGCATGAAAATGATGCCAATAATGTAACCATTGCCTTTACAATGGGGGCTAAGGCGTTAGAAAAGGGTCATAGTGTTGAAATATTATTATTATCACATGCCGTACATTTAGCGGAAAAAGGGTACGCAGATAAAATTGATATTGGTGCACCGTTTAAGCCGATTAAGGACATCCTGCCAACATTTTTAGAAAAGGGTGGTAAGTTAAAAGTATGCTCTTCCTGTATGGAGCATAATGGGGTCTCAAAGGACAATATTCTAGATGCAGCCGAAGTCGTTACAGCCGATTATGTGGTTGATGCCATCATGAATTCGAAGAAAAGCCTGCAGTTAAACTAA
- a CDS encoding MATE family efflux transporter yields MPQHDFTKGSVRRQMISFAGPIMLTNLLQVSYQFIDSLWVGNLLGGNALGAITISSTIVVTLLAFILGINNATLTILSQQKGMNDKSGLKKYINAFVVLLATLSILVGLLGFIFSEQLLQLLHTPNEMLHEANLYLRINFLGILFIMGYNFIGTVLRALGDSQTPLKFVFVAVVLNGVLDPLFIEVFQWGIQGAAYATVLAQGFSFLLALIYTFHRRLVPFSIPTLPSREEVWLILKLGIPAGLQMMVIYAGITAILTVVNSFDGAVVAGFGASQRIDSLITIPAMALGTAVNSMAGQNIGANRWDRVRQIALYGAVYNVIIMLVIASVVYLFAEALTALFVKETDTVRFGTDYLKIIAFFYPFIGLNFILNGIVRAAGAMYQVLILNILSFWLLRYPLTFFCSHLIGQNGIALGMGISFIFSSIFAFSYFKWGGWRKKPLFAA; encoded by the coding sequence TTGCCGCAGCACGATTTTACAAAGGGCTCTGTTCGAAGGCAAATGATTTCTTTCGCAGGACCGATCATGCTTACCAATCTTCTCCAGGTATCCTACCAATTTATTGATAGTCTGTGGGTCGGGAATTTGTTAGGAGGAAATGCACTTGGAGCGATAACCATTTCCTCTACGATTGTGGTCACGCTTCTGGCCTTTATCCTTGGGATAAACAATGCAACATTAACGATATTATCGCAGCAAAAAGGAATGAACGATAAGAGCGGGCTAAAGAAGTACATCAATGCTTTTGTTGTCCTGTTAGCTACACTCTCCATTCTGGTCGGACTACTTGGCTTTATTTTTTCTGAACAGCTGTTACAACTGCTTCATACGCCAAATGAAATGCTACATGAAGCAAACCTGTATCTCCGCATCAACTTCCTGGGTATTCTCTTTATCATGGGCTATAATTTTATCGGAACGGTCCTTAGGGCTTTAGGTGACAGTCAAACACCATTAAAGTTTGTGTTTGTTGCGGTTGTATTGAATGGTGTTTTGGACCCATTGTTCATCGAAGTGTTTCAATGGGGAATCCAAGGTGCTGCGTATGCGACCGTATTGGCGCAGGGGTTTTCATTCCTACTAGCATTGATTTACACCTTTCACCGGAGACTGGTGCCATTTTCCATTCCTACGCTACCGAGCAGGGAGGAGGTATGGCTGATCCTAAAATTAGGCATCCCGGCCGGACTGCAAATGATGGTCATCTATGCTGGTATCACAGCCATTCTTACAGTCGTCAATTCGTTTGATGGAGCAGTTGTGGCAGGCTTCGGCGCTTCACAAAGAATTGACAGTTTAATTACCATTCCAGCCATGGCATTAGGAACGGCTGTAAACAGCATGGCAGGACAGAACATTGGGGCCAATCGATGGGACCGTGTCCGCCAAATTGCCCTATATGGCGCGGTGTATAATGTGATCATTATGCTAGTGATTGCTTCCGTAGTTTACTTATTTGCAGAAGCCCTTACAGCTTTATTTGTAAAAGAAACCGATACAGTAAGGTTCGGTACGGATTATTTAAAAATCATTGCTTTCTTCTATCCCTTTATCGGGCTCAATTTCATTCTCAATGGAATTGTTAGGGCGGCAGGAGCCATGTACCAGGTGTTAATCCTGAACATCCTGTCCTTTTGGCTGCTTCGTTATCCTCTAACCTTTTTTTGCTCACATTTAATAGGTCAGAATGGGATTGCTCTTGGCATGGGAATTAGTTTCATTTTTAGCAGCATTTTTGCATTTTCTTATTTTAAGTGGGGAGGATGGAGGAAAAAGCCATTGTTTGCAGCATGA